The Pichia kudriavzevii chromosome 3, complete sequence nucleotide sequence AATCTTTATATTTGCCTTAATGAGTATGGGGCTGGCCAAGGCAAGTGAATGTGCTACTATAGAAAATGCAATAGAAACTGAATGTGCCATCGATCCTGTGACGAAAGAATCTATTCCTAACAATGTCATCTCGCAGACAAATCTAACGGAACTTGAACGATATCTTACCGGGATTCTCAATGGATTGCAAAAACAACAGGAAATACAGAATAATGAAGTTTTGCAAGTCATTCTGCAACAGcatcaaaatattgatgGGACCTTTAGCCCTACTGCACCctcaatttctttgaatgcAGTCTCTGCACATTCGAGTGCCTGGACGTTCACACAAGGTTTGATACTAGGTCAATTATCCGTTATAATGCTCGTTATAacattcatcaaattttttgtGTTTACAGAAGCTGCTCCGACGCAACCAAGTTCAATTTCATATAAGAAGAACAAAGTTCCTATAATTAAAAATGGTAAACCAGGAGATATTGACATACCTAGAGCacaaaataccaatacaAGTCGCATATCAACGGATAATCCTAATGACATACCAATATCGCCAAATTTGGAGCATTTTAATCATCAGAATGAGGCTACTAATGTCCTTGGGTATGATATGAGATCTGACTATGATGAAACCTTGACATCAATCCTTGAGAAAACTTACTACGATGTGAAAACGCACAAACCGGAATCACTTGACTGGTTTAATGTTCTTATCGCACAGATAATATCACAGGCGAGACTGGAAGCTTTGAATGATGGCAATATTTATGAATCTTTGAATAGAGCATTAAACTCACCGGTTGTTTTACAGTACTTTGATGCAATAAAGATAACGGAGATTAACATTGGTGATGATTATCCAATATTCAGTAATTGTCGTGTGAAAAACAATGAAGGGAGATTAGAAGCTAAAATTGACGTTGATGTTTCCGACACTATTACGCTAGGTGTTGAAACAAACTTGCTTATTAATAAACCCAAAATGCTGAGTGCTAGCTTACCTATCAAGCTCTCGATTTCCGTTGTAAGATTCAGTGCGTGTTTGACTGTTTCATTGATTGCAACTGATGATAAAGATCAAGCGgacaatgaaaatgggaatCTCAACAATTGTGATATGGGCAGAacaaaatccaaaacaCAATCAAGCGAATGTACTAATGGGGAAAATGGTGGGCAAGAGAAGAGAAACGGACAGGCCATTGCTTTGATGTTTTCGTTTAGCCCTGATTTTCGTTTGgagtttgaaattaaatCTTTGATTGGATCAAAGGCCAAATTGGAGAACATTCCACGGATCAGCTCAATACTTGAAAACGTTATTCGGAAATGGTTTATTGAAAGATGCATTGAGCCACGGTTCCAATTAATCAAGTTACCTTCGATGTGGCccagaaagaaaaatacaagagAAAACGTTCAATCTGATTAGCTCTAGACTATAGATGCTAAAAAAGTAGTAATATTGTAAACTACATGTCAAGATATAATTACatacatgtatatatatatccTCCTAAAATGGATCTTCGAAtgcatcttcttcatcgtaatcatcatctttttcGAACTCGTAAACAATAGAACCACCAACGCTACCAAGGCTTTTTTGCGCCTCCAGGAAAGGTAAGTCAACTTTTTCCCTTTgttccttttgtttctttgtgtTACCAAGATTGAAAGTAGTTAGGTTTTCCAATAAAGATTCATCTTCCCCGGTATTGGTATTCACAGATACGTTGACAACTTCGTACTCGTGTAATGCAGAATTAACTATAAACTGATATTCTAATGAACGTCCAGATTTTCGACGGTATGTCAAAGCTGTGTAAAACTTGGGTTGTTGAGTTTCTTTAACACCAACAGGAAAACTTGGTCCCTCGTTTATAGCTTTATAGTAGATACAATCAGGatcatcaaatttgagCGGTCTGATATCAAATACGCATGATgaaagaaaatgtaaatATGAGTATGCAGAAGGTCCCTTGCTAGACGAACTGTGTAACTCACTGGATGGAATATCTTGATGGTATACACCATAGACAACAGTGTTTGGCTTCATTATCAACTTCAGAAAGCTAACCACTTTCTCTTTTGCAATATAGTTAAAAGAATCAATAACTATTAAGCGACGTCTACTATCATCGTGATCTAAAACAGAGAGTGATTTTTCGTAATCTTTGCCTAAAAGGTCTATAAAGATGCCCCTTGTCTCGTCTATATAGTCCGGTACAATGGCTGTCTCAAATGACAAGTAAACGACTTTTAAATCAGGGTTGGACGTTCTAGCCTTGAGGACCAACTCATTGGTTAGTAATGTTGCACTCTGAACAAAGGTATCACTAGCTAATAGAAAAGGGCATGATTCTCGAAGTGATAGAATTCTATTCAAAAGAACCGAAGGCGATGCAACAGATGCAGACATTCTGGCTTGTTCTATTTATTAAATCTTATAAATCTGTCATTGGAAATTCAAGTGGTATTTGTCAAAGAATACAAAGATCTATGATAATTTTAACCGagtaaaaaataaaaaaattcatgagGAACtagaagagaaaaaaagatcCAGTTATAAATCCAACAGAATGGGAGCACATTTCACCATGTTTAGCATTTTGTGGTTTAAAGCTGAGTATGCACATCTACTTTTGAGGTGGAGGAGGAACATTTTCTCTTACTTCTATTTGATGAGTGTACCAGAAACGGATAATTGCTCGATGATTTACTATTTTATATTGGGTTAAATCATAGCTATCTAGGTTATACA carries:
- a CDS encoding uncharacterized protein (PKUD0C11280; similar to Saccharomyces cerevisiae YLL006W (MMM1); ancestral locus Anc_5.210) gives rise to the protein MSMGLAKASECATIENAIETECAIDPVTKESIPNNVISQTNLTELERYLTGILNGLQKQQEIQNNEVLQVILQQHQNIDGTFSPTAPSISLNAVSAHSSAWTFTQGLILGQLSVIMLVITFIKFFVFTEAAPTQPSSISYKKNKVPIIKNGKPGDIDIPRAQNTNTSRISTDNPNDIPISPNLEHFNHQNEATNVLGYDMRSDYDETLTSILEKTYYDVKTHKPESLDWFNVLIAQIISQARLEALNDGNIYESLNRALNSPVVLQYFDAIKITEINIGDDYPIFSNCRVKNNEGRLEAKIDVDVSDTITLGVETNLLINKPKMLSASLPIKLSISVVRFSACLTVSLIATDDKDQADNENGNLNNCDMGRTKSKTQSSECTNGENGGQEKRNGQAIALMFSFSPDFRLEFEIKSLIGSKAKLENIPRISSILENVIRKWFIERCIEPRFQLIKLPSMWPRKKNTRENVQSD
- a CDS encoding uncharacterized protein (PKUD0C11290; similar to Saccharomyces cerevisiae YHR187W (IKI1); ancestral locus Anc_5.48) translates to MSASVASPSVLLNRILSLRESCPFLLASDTFVQSATLLTNELVLKARTSNPDLKVVYLSFETAIVPDYIDETRGIFIDLLGKDYEKSLSVLDHDDSRRRLIVIDSFNYIAKEKVVSFLKLIMKPNTVVYGVYHQDIPSSELHSSSSKGPSAYSYLHFLSSCVFDIRPLKFDDPDCIYYKAINEGPSFPVGVKETQQPKFYTALTYRRKSGRSLEYQFIVNSALHEYEVVNVSVNTNTGEDESLLENLTTFNLGNTKKQKEQREKVDLPFLEAQKSLGSVGGSIVYEFEKDDDYDEEDAFEDPF